The genome window TTGGAATCCCATGCGTCGCTGAAGATGATCTCATACTCCGGCGCGCCAAGCACCTGACGTTTCAACTCTTCCAGTGTGCCTTGCAGCAAAATTCGCCCACGATAAATGATGGCGATCTGGTCTGCCAGCGCCTCCACCTCGGTGAGGTTATGCGAGCAAATCACAATCGTACGCCTGGATGATTTCAGACGCGCAATCTCATCCCTCACCAACCGCGCGGATTCAGGGTCCATGGCGGAGGTGGGTTCATCCAGCAAAAGCACACCGGGGTCGTGCATCATGGCGCGGGCCAATGCCAGCTTCTGACGCATCCCCTTGGAGTACTCGCCGATCCTGCGGCGTGCGGCTTCTGCCAGCCCAAAGTATTCCAGCAAATTTTCACTGCGCGTCTTCCGTGCAGACGGTGAAAGGCTGTACACCTGGCCAAAGAAATCCAGATATTCAACTGCGGTCATCCGCATATAGAGGCCGTGTTGTTCCGTCAACACCCCGACCGAAGCGCGGACATCATGTCCGTTTTTGACCACGTCATACCCGGCCACCCGCGCCCATCCGCGTGACGGATGCAACAACGCCGTTAACATGCGCACAGTGGTGGTTTTACCTGCACCGTTCTGCCCCAACAACGCGAGGATCTGCCCGGACTGAACGGAAAGGTCAACGCCATCCACCGCGACAAAATCATTAAACTGCTTGCTTAGATCATGAGTCTCTATCATTCTTCTTCCTTCTATTTAAGAAACAAACAATCCCTATTTTATTACCCGCCATGCAAAGCCGCCTTCACAGAGACCTTACAATATCTGTGCAAGCCGATGCCTCCCATGCAAGCCAACCCCCGCAAAAATGAGCAAAAGCGCAAAAAACAACTGATTTATGTTCAATCCACCCGCCAAGGAGACATCGAGGCGAAGGAATTCAAGCAAAAAACGGATGACGGAATACACAAGGAGATAGGCGAGAAAAAGGTCGCCAGACTTGAGCCTGTCCGAAAAATTGCGCGCAACCCATAATAACAAAACCATGTTCCCCAGGTTCAGGATGGCTTCATATGCAAACAGCGGGTGGTAAAAGTGGACTGTTTCATACCCGGCCAGGCGGCTGGTCGGATCAATGAATATTGCCCAAGGCAGGCGGGCGGGTAACCCGTAGAGTTCCTGATTGAAATAATTTCCCATACGTCCAACCGCCTGGGCAAGGGCTAGTCCTGGTGCGAGCAGGTCGGCCAATTCCAAAAAGGGCAGTTCGTATTTGCGCGAAAAAAGGAACACGGCAAACACACCGCCCAGCAGCGCGCCGGGGATTCCAAATCCGCCATTCCACAACGCCAGCATGTCCAGGGGATGGGTGAGATAATGCGCCGTGGTCAGGCCAAGCCGAACCGAGGAAAGAGGCGGAGTAAAGACATGCCAAAGCCGCGCGCCAAGCGTCCCCCAAAATATCAAGGGCAGAAAAAGATAATAGACGATCGCCGCGTCATGACCACGGCGTTTTGCTTCACAGGCGGCAAGCAACGCCCCCGCTGCTATGCCAATGGCAATCAGGAATCCATTCCAACGCAACAGCCAGGGGCCGATAAAAAATCCTTCACTCATGGGAGTTAATGCAAATACTCCTTGTCTTCCCTGGCTTTTCTCATGCGCTCATGTCCCTGC of Anaerolineales bacterium contains these proteins:
- a CDS encoding ABC transporter ATP-binding protein — encoded protein: MIETHDLSKQFNDFVAVDGVDLSVQSGQILALLGQNGAGKTTTVRMLTALLHPSRGWARVAGYDVVKNGHDVRASVGVLTEQHGLYMRMTAVEYLDFFGQVYSLSPSARKTRSENLLEYFGLAEAARRRIGEYSKGMRQKLALARAMMHDPGVLLLDEPTSAMDPESARLVRDEIARLKSSRRTIVICSHNLTEVEALADQIAIIYRGRILLQGTLEELKRQVLGAPEYEIIFSDAWDSNGFELPKDVEMLSQTPTSLKVRVKRPQESNPRILRSLSSSSASVMAFQEQARTLEQVYLKVMAEAKGREHVQ
- the lgt gene encoding prolipoprotein diacylglyceryl transferase, with amino-acid sequence MSEGFFIGPWLLRWNGFLIAIGIAAGALLAACEAKRRGHDAAIVYYLFLPLIFWGTLGARLWHVFTPPLSSVRLGLTTAHYLTHPLDMLALWNGGFGIPGALLGGVFAVFLFSRKYELPFLELADLLAPGLALAQAVGRMGNYFNQELYGLPARLPWAIFIDPTSRLAGYETVHFYHPLFAYEAILNLGNMVLLLWVARNFSDRLKSGDLFLAYLLVYSVIRFLLEFLRLDVSLAGGLNINQLFFALLLIFAGVGLHGRHRLAQIL